The genomic segment TCTTACACCTCTACCTTAGAACTGAAGGCCAGCTTCACGGGCAGCATCTGCCAGTGCCTGGACACGACCATGATATTGGAAACCAGAGCGGTCAAAGGAAACATCTTTGATGCCTTTTTCCAGCGCGCGCTCAGCAACAGCTTTACCAACTGCAGCCGCGGCGTCTTTGTTTCCAGTGTACTTCAGTTGCTCAGCGATAGCTTTTTCTACAGTAGAAGCGGCTACCAGAACTTCAGAACCGTTCGGGGCGATTACCTGTGCGTAAATATGACGCGGGGTACGATGTACCACCAGGCGGGTCGCACCAAGCTCTTTGAGCTTGCGACGTGCGCGGGTCGCACGACGGATACGAGCAGATTTCTTATCCATAGTGTTACCTTACTTCTTCTTAGCCTCTTTGGTACGCACGACTTCGTCGGCGTAACGAACACCCTTGCCTTTATAAGGCTCAGGACGACGGTAGGCGCGCAGGTCAGCAGCAACCTGGCCGATCAGCTGTTTATCAGCGCCTTTCAGCACGATTTCAGTCTGAGACGGACATTCTGCAGTGATACCCGCTGGCAGCTGATGATCAACAGGGTGAGAGAAACCCAGAGACAGGTTTACTACATTTCCTTTGATCGCTGCACGATAACCTACACCAACCAGCTGCAGCTTCTTAGTGAAGCCTTCGGTAACACCGATAACCATTGAATTCAGCAGGGCACGCGCGGTACCAGCCTGAGCCCAACCGTCCGCAAAACCAGCACGCGGACCGAAAGTCAGAGCATTATCTGCATGATTAACTTCAACAGCATCGTTGAGAGTACGAGTCAGCTCGCCGTTTTTACCTTTGATCGTGATAACCTGACCGTTGAGTTTTACATCAACGCCGGCAGGAATAACGACCGGTGCTTTAGCAACACGAGACATTTTTTCCTCCGATTAGGCTACGTAGCAGATAATTTCGCCACCAAGACCAGCCTGGCGCGCTGCACGATCAGTCATAACACCTTTAGAGGTAGAAATAACCGCGATACCCAGACCGGCCATAACTTTCGGCAGCTCATCTTTTTTCTTATAGATGCGCAGACCTGGGCGGCTGACACGCTGAATGCTTTCTACAACAGCTTTACCCTGGAAATACTTAAGCGTTAATTCCAGTTCCGGCTTGGTGTCGCCTTCAACTTTAAAATCTTCGATAAAACCTTCTTCCTTCAGCACGTTGGCGATTGCCACTTTCAGCTTGGAGGAAGGCATGGTGACCGCAACTTTGTTCGCGGCCTGACCGTTACGGATACGGGTCAGCATATCCGCGATCGGATCTTGCATGCTCATCTGTCTTTACTCCCGTGATTCAATTGGTGACAATTACCAGCTAGCCTTTTTCAGACCCGGGATTTCACCGCGCATAGCGGCTTCACGGACCTTGATACGGCTCAACCCGAACTTCCGCAGGAAAGCGTGCGGACGACCAGTTTGACGGCAGCGGTTACGCTGACGAGACGGGCTGGAATCACGCGGCAGAGTCTGCAGCTTCAGAACAGCGTTCCAACGATCTTCGTCGGAAGCGTTCACATCAGAAATGATCGCTTTCAGTTCAGCGCGTTTAGCGAAGTATTTTTCAGCCAAAGCTACGCGCTTTACTTCGCGTGCTTTCATTGATTGCTTAGCCATGAAGTAACCCTACCTTACTTGCGGAACGGGAAGTCAAAGGCAGCCAGCAGAGCACGGCCTTCTTCATCAGATTTCGCAGTAGTGGTAATGGTAATATCCAAACCACGAACGCGATCGACTTTGTCATAGTCGATTTCCGGGAAGATGATCTGCTCACGGACACCCATGCTGTAATTGCCACGACCGTCGAAAGACTTAGCGGACAAGCCACGGAAGTCACGGATACGCGGTACAGCAATAGTGATCAGGCGCTCAAAGAACTCCCACATGCGTTCGCCACGCAGAGTTACTTTACAGCCGATCGGATAGCCCTGACGGATTTTGAAGCCTGCAACAGATTTGCGTGCTTTGGTGATCAGCGGTTTTTGACCGGAGATTGCTGCCAGATCAGCTGCTGCGTTATCCAGCAGTTTCTTGTCAGCGATCGCTTCACCAACACCCATGTTCAGGGTGATCTTCTCGACCCGAGGGACTTGCATGACAGAATTGTAGTTGAACTGAGTCATCAGTTTATTAACTACTTCGTCTTTGTAGTAATCATGCAGTTTCGCCATCGTACTACTCCAAATTACTTGATAGTTTCGCTGTTAGATTTGAAGAAACGGACTTTTTTGCCCTCTTCGAATCTAAAGCCTACACGGTCAGCCTTGCCGGTAGCCGCATTGAAGATTGCAACGTTAGAAACCTGAATAGCAGCTTCTTTTTCAACGATGCCACCCGGTTGGTTCAGGGCCGGAACCGGCTTCTGATGTTTTTTAACCAGGTTAATACCTTCAACAATGATCTTGCCGGAAGACAGGACATTCTTAACTTTACCGCGCTTACCTTTATCTTTACCGGTTAACACGATAACTTCGTCATCACGACGGATTTTAGCTGCCATGATTCGCTCCTTAGAGTACTTCTGGTGCCAGAGAGATGATTTTCATAAACTTCTCAGAACGAAGTTCACGAGTTACCGGCCCAAAAATACGCGTACCGATAGGCTGCTCGCTGTTGTTGTTCAGAAGAACACAAGCATTG from the Cronobacter condimenti 1330 genome contains:
- the rplR gene encoding 50S ribosomal protein L18, translating into MDKKSARIRRATRARRKLKELGATRLVVHRTPRHIYAQVIAPNGSEVLVAASTVEKAIAEQLKYTGNKDAAAAVGKAVAERALEKGIKDVSFDRSGFQYHGRVQALADAAREAGLQF
- the rplF gene encoding 50S ribosomal protein L6, producing MSRVAKAPVVIPAGVDVKLNGQVITIKGKNGELTRTLNDAVEVNHADNALTFGPRAGFADGWAQAGTARALLNSMVIGVTEGFTKKLQLVGVGYRAAIKGNVVNLSLGFSHPVDHQLPAGITAECPSQTEIVLKGADKQLIGQVAADLRAYRRPEPYKGKGVRYADEVVRTKEAKKK
- the rpsH gene encoding 30S ribosomal protein S8 — encoded protein: MSMQDPIADMLTRIRNGQAANKVAVTMPSSKLKVAIANVLKEEGFIEDFKVEGDTKPELELTLKYFQGKAVVESIQRVSRPGLRIYKKKDELPKVMAGLGIAVISTSKGVMTDRAARQAGLGGEIICYVA
- the rpsN gene encoding 30S ribosomal protein S14 — protein: MAKQSMKAREVKRVALAEKYFAKRAELKAIISDVNASDEDRWNAVLKLQTLPRDSSPSRQRNRCRQTGRPHAFLRKFGLSRIKVREAAMRGEIPGLKKASW
- the rplE gene encoding 50S ribosomal protein L5; translated protein: MAKLHDYYKDEVVNKLMTQFNYNSVMQVPRVEKITLNMGVGEAIADKKLLDNAAADLAAISGQKPLITKARKSVAGFKIRQGYPIGCKVTLRGERMWEFFERLITIAVPRIRDFRGLSAKSFDGRGNYSMGVREQIIFPEIDYDKVDRVRGLDITITTTAKSDEEGRALLAAFDFPFRK
- the rplX gene encoding 50S ribosomal protein L24 codes for the protein MAAKIRRDDEVIVLTGKDKGKRGKVKNVLSSGKIIVEGINLVKKHQKPVPALNQPGGIVEKEAAIQVSNVAIFNAATGKADRVGFRFEEGKKVRFFKSNSETIK